From the genome of Bradyrhizobium elkanii USDA 76, one region includes:
- a CDS encoding zinc-binding dehydrogenase, with amino-acid sequence MSDGKSGLQLRSLLKKNGELEISLVNVPTPEPGPDEVVVRVEATPINPSDLGLLIGPADMSAAKVSGSKELPVVTARVPEAALAGLAARLDESMPVGNEGAGVVIRTGSSDAAKALMGRTVAMIGGAMYAQYRTLRVNECLPLPDGTTPAEGASCFVNPLTALGMTETMRREGHKALVHTAAASNLGQMLNKICLKDGIGLVNIVRNKEQADILHKIGAKHVVDSSAPDFMDKLTGALVETGATIAFDAIGGGKLAGQILVAMETAINKTAKAYSRYGSNVHKQVYVYGSLDTRSIELPRGFGMAWGVGGWLLFPFLMKIGPEAGNKLRQRVVAELKTTFASHYTKVVSLQETLQLDNIAVYNRRATGEKFLINPNKG; translated from the coding sequence TCAAGAAGAATGGCGAGCTGGAGATATCGCTGGTCAATGTCCCGACCCCCGAGCCCGGCCCCGACGAGGTCGTGGTCCGGGTCGAGGCGACCCCGATCAATCCGTCCGATCTCGGTCTTCTGATCGGCCCGGCCGACATGTCGGCCGCCAAGGTCTCCGGCAGCAAGGAATTGCCCGTGGTGACCGCGCGCGTGCCGGAAGCGGCATTGGCGGGCCTCGCCGCGCGGCTCGACGAGTCCATGCCGGTCGGCAATGAAGGTGCCGGCGTCGTGATCAGGACCGGTTCATCGGATGCGGCGAAAGCGCTGATGGGCCGCACCGTCGCAATGATCGGTGGCGCGATGTACGCGCAATACCGCACGCTGCGCGTCAACGAATGCCTGCCGCTGCCCGACGGCACCACGCCGGCGGAAGGCGCGTCCTGCTTCGTCAATCCGCTGACCGCGCTCGGCATGACCGAGACGATGCGGCGCGAGGGGCACAAGGCGCTGGTGCACACGGCGGCAGCGTCCAATCTCGGCCAGATGCTCAACAAGATCTGCCTCAAGGACGGCATCGGCCTCGTCAACATCGTGCGCAACAAGGAGCAGGCCGACATCCTGCACAAGATCGGCGCCAAGCATGTCGTCGATTCCTCCGCGCCCGATTTCATGGACAAGCTCACCGGCGCGCTGGTCGAGACCGGCGCCACCATCGCCTTCGATGCGATCGGCGGCGGCAAGCTCGCGGGCCAGATCCTGGTCGCGATGGAGACCGCGATCAACAAGACCGCCAAGGCCTATAGCCGCTACGGCTCGAATGTGCACAAGCAGGTCTATGTCTACGGCAGCCTCGACACGCGCTCGATCGAATTGCCGCGCGGCTTCGGCATGGCCTGGGGTGTCGGCGGCTGGCTGCTGTTTCCGTTCCTGATGAAGATCGGTCCGGAGGCCGGCAACAAGCTGCGCCAGCGCGTGGTGGCCGAGTTGAAGACGACCTTCGCCAGTCACTACACCAAGGTGGTCTCGTTGCAGGAGACCCTGCAGCTCGACAACATCGCGGTCTACAACAGGCGCGCGACCGGCGAGAAATTCCTGATCAACCCGAACAAGGGCTGA
- a CDS encoding NADPH-dependent FMN reductase — translation MAYHIVTIVGSIRKQSFSLKIANALAKLAPASLKLDVTTLQEISFFNQDLEAAPPADWLAFREKLQKSNGVLFVTPEYNRSIPGVLKNAIDVASRPYGKSSFIGKPIGIIGNSPGPLGGVNAVKHLQNILPGISGPILGQPETYLNGVGDAFDDNGELTKESLEGVLQQYLDAFAAFIEKQNR, via the coding sequence ATGGCCTATCACATCGTCACCATCGTCGGCAGCATCCGCAAGCAGAGCTTCTCGCTCAAGATCGCCAATGCGCTGGCCAAGCTTGCACCGGCGTCGCTGAAGCTCGATGTGACGACGCTTCAGGAAATTTCCTTCTTCAACCAGGACCTCGAGGCCGCGCCGCCGGCGGACTGGCTCGCCTTCCGCGAGAAGCTGCAGAAGTCGAACGGCGTGCTGTTCGTGACCCCCGAATACAACCGCTCGATCCCGGGCGTGTTGAAGAACGCCATCGACGTTGCCTCGCGGCCCTACGGCAAGAGCTCGTTCATCGGCAAGCCGATCGGCATCATCGGCAATTCGCCCGGACCGCTCGGCGGCGTCAACGCGGTGAAGCACCTGCAGAACATCCTGCCGGGCATTTCCGGCCCGATCCTCGGTCAGCCCGAAACCTATCTCAACGGCGTCGGCGATGCCTTCGACGACAACGGCGAACTGACCAAGGAGTCGCTCGAGGGCGTGCTGCAGCAATATCTCGACGCCTTCGCGGCCTTTATCGAAAAGCAGAACCGCTGA
- a CDS encoding FtsB family cell division protein, producing MVSRTRLKSILTGLALYTLAALMVGYFGVNAYTGKYGLNARQELDQEIIALTSELARLKKERAEGEQRVSLLRSDRVDPDMLDERARFQLDYANPRDLVRINKY from the coding sequence ATGGTTTCCCGCACACGCCTCAAATCGATTCTGACCGGGCTCGCCCTCTATACGCTGGCGGCGCTGATGGTCGGCTATTTCGGCGTCAACGCCTACACCGGCAAATACGGCTTGAACGCGCGCCAGGAGCTCGATCAGGAGATCATCGCGCTGACCTCCGAGCTGGCGCGGCTGAAGAAGGAGCGGGCCGAGGGCGAGCAGCGGGTGTCGCTGCTGCGGTCGGACCGGGTCGATCCCGACATGCTGGACGAGCGCGCGCGCTTCCAGCTCGACTACGCCAATCCGCGCGATCTCGTTCGGATCAACAAGTACTGA
- the pdhA gene encoding pyruvate dehydrogenase (acetyl-transferring) E1 component subunit alpha, which produces MAAPKKSVAKESGQEKAGSPPEFTKEQELKALRDMLLIRRFEEKAGQLYGMGAIGGFCHLYIGQEAVVVGMQMALKPGDEVITGYRDHGHMLACDMEAKGVMAELTGRRGGYSRGKGGSMHMFSKEKHFYGGHGIVGAQVSLGTGLAFANRYRGNDNVSVTYFGDGAANQGQVYESFNMAELWKLPVIYVIENNRYAMGTSVSRASAQQDFSKRGASFNIPGKQIDGMDVRAVKAAADEAVAWCRGGNGPMILEMQTYRYRGHSMSDPAKYRTREEVEKVRHDQDPIEQVRNRLLASGVSEQELKAIDAEVREIVNAAADFAQHDPEPDPAELYTDIYR; this is translated from the coding sequence ATGGCCGCACCCAAGAAAAGCGTCGCAAAAGAATCAGGGCAGGAGAAGGCCGGCTCTCCCCCCGAATTCACCAAGGAGCAGGAGCTCAAGGCACTGCGGGACATGCTCCTGATCCGGCGCTTCGAGGAGAAGGCCGGTCAACTCTACGGCATGGGTGCGATCGGCGGGTTCTGCCATCTCTATATCGGCCAGGAAGCGGTCGTGGTCGGCATGCAGATGGCGCTGAAGCCGGGCGACGAGGTCATAACCGGCTACCGGGACCACGGCCACATGCTGGCCTGCGACATGGAAGCCAAGGGCGTGATGGCCGAATTGACCGGACGCCGCGGCGGCTATTCCCGCGGCAAGGGCGGCTCCATGCACATGTTCAGCAAGGAGAAGCACTTTTACGGCGGTCACGGAATCGTGGGCGCGCAGGTCTCGCTCGGCACCGGCCTTGCGTTCGCCAACCGCTATCGCGGCAACGATAACGTCAGCGTGACCTATTTCGGCGACGGCGCGGCCAACCAGGGCCAGGTCTACGAAAGCTTCAACATGGCGGAGCTGTGGAAGCTGCCGGTGATCTACGTGATCGAGAACAACCGCTATGCGATGGGCACCTCGGTGTCGCGCGCATCGGCCCAGCAGGATTTCTCCAAGCGCGGCGCCTCCTTCAACATTCCGGGCAAGCAGATCGACGGCATGGACGTGCGCGCGGTCAAGGCCGCCGCCGATGAGGCCGTGGCCTGGTGCCGCGGCGGCAACGGTCCGATGATTCTGGAGATGCAGACCTACCGCTACCGCGGCCACTCGATGTCCGATCCGGCCAAGTACCGCACGCGCGAGGAGGTCGAGAAAGTGCGTCACGACCAGGACCCGATCGAGCAGGTGCGCAACCGCTTGCTGGCCTCGGGCGTCAGCGAGCAGGAGCTGAAGGCGATCGACGCCGAGGTGCGCGAGATCGTCAACGCGGCCGCCGACTTCGCGCAGCACGATCCGGAGCCGGATCCGGCCGAGCTCTACACCGACATCTACCGCTGA
- a CDS encoding pyruvate dehydrogenase complex E1 component subunit beta produces MPIQVLMPALSPTMEKGNLAKWLKKEGETIKSGDVIAEIETDKATMEVEATDEGTLGKILIPEGTADVAVNTPIATILVDGESAADLAKAPAAPVPQPKAAEAAPAEAKGDAKAEAPQPAAKAPAGPATEPLPDPEIPAGTEMVTQTIREALRDAMAEEMRRDGDVFIMGEEVAEYQGAYKVTQGLLQEFGARRVIDTPITEHGFAGVGVGAAMAGLKPIVEFMTFNFAMQAIDQIINSAAKTLYMSGGQMGCSIVFRGPNGAAARVAAQHSQDYAAWYSQIPGLKVIAPYSAADYKGLLKAAIRDPNPVIFLENEVLYGHTGEVPKLADFVVPIGKARIARAGKDVTLVSWAMGMSYALKAADELAKEGIEAEVVDLRTIRPMDTETIINSVKKTGRAVTVEEGWQQSGVGSEVAARIMEHAFDYLDAPVARVSGKDVPMPYAANLEKLALPSVAEVVAAAKAVSYR; encoded by the coding sequence ATGCCCATTCAAGTGCTGATGCCTGCGCTGTCGCCCACCATGGAGAAGGGCAACCTCGCCAAATGGCTGAAAAAGGAAGGCGAGACCATCAAGTCCGGTGACGTCATCGCCGAGATCGAGACCGACAAGGCGACGATGGAGGTCGAGGCAACCGACGAGGGCACGCTCGGCAAGATCCTGATTCCGGAAGGCACCGCGGACGTTGCGGTGAACACGCCGATCGCCACCATTCTGGTCGACGGCGAGAGCGCAGCCGACCTCGCCAAGGCGCCGGCGGCACCAGTGCCGCAGCCGAAGGCCGCCGAGGCCGCGCCGGCCGAAGCCAAGGGGGATGCAAAGGCGGAAGCGCCGCAGCCCGCGGCGAAGGCGCCGGCCGGGCCCGCGACCGAACCGCTGCCTGATCCGGAAATCCCTGCGGGGACCGAGATGGTCACGCAGACCATTCGCGAGGCGCTGCGCGATGCGATGGCCGAGGAGATGCGCCGCGACGGCGACGTCTTCATCATGGGCGAGGAGGTCGCGGAATATCAGGGCGCCTACAAGGTGACGCAGGGCCTGTTGCAGGAATTCGGCGCCCGCCGCGTGATCGACACGCCGATCACCGAGCACGGCTTTGCCGGCGTCGGCGTCGGCGCGGCGATGGCGGGCCTGAAGCCGATCGTCGAGTTCATGACCTTCAACTTCGCCATGCAGGCGATCGACCAGATCATCAACTCCGCCGCCAAGACGCTCTATATGTCCGGCGGCCAGATGGGATGCTCGATCGTGTTCCGCGGCCCGAACGGCGCCGCCGCGCGCGTCGCCGCGCAGCACAGCCAGGACTACGCGGCGTGGTACTCGCAGATCCCGGGCCTCAAGGTGATCGCGCCGTATTCGGCCGCCGATTACAAGGGCCTGCTGAAAGCCGCGATCCGCGATCCCAATCCGGTGATCTTCCTCGAGAACGAGGTGCTGTACGGCCACACCGGCGAGGTGCCGAAGCTGGCTGATTTCGTGGTGCCGATCGGCAAGGCGCGGATCGCCCGCGCCGGCAAGGACGTCACCCTCGTCTCCTGGGCGATGGGCATGTCCTATGCGCTGAAGGCCGCCGACGAACTCGCCAAGGAAGGCATCGAGGCCGAGGTGGTCGATCTGCGCACCATCCGTCCGATGGACACCGAGACCATCATCAACTCGGTGAAGAAGACCGGCCGCGCGGTCACGGTCGAGGAGGGCTGGCAGCAGAGCGGCGTCGGCTCCGAGGTTGCCGCGCGCATCATGGAGCATGCCTTCGACTATCTGGACGCGCCGGTGGCGCGCGTCTCCGGCAAGGACGTGCCGATGCCCTATGCCGCCAACCTCGAAAAGCTCGCTCTGCCCTCCGTCGCCGAGGTGGTCGCTGCCGCCAAGGCCGTATCCTACCGGTAA
- a CDS encoding DUF5076 domain-containing protein, with translation MAGPKEQPLPPDVMGRDDAIEVLRAFVVDGGLSIAFQRAFEEPDMWGLMLVDIARHAARAYARESEYTEDEALARIVEMFEAEIARPTDMGQTKPRSQQGH, from the coding sequence ATGGCCGGTCCCAAGGAGCAGCCGCTGCCGCCTGACGTGATGGGCCGCGACGATGCCATCGAGGTGCTGCGCGCCTTCGTCGTCGATGGCGGCCTGTCGATCGCGTTCCAGCGCGCTTTCGAGGAGCCGGACATGTGGGGGCTGATGCTGGTCGACATCGCCCGCCACGCCGCGCGCGCCTATGCGCGCGAGAGCGAATACACCGAGGACGAGGCGCTCGCGCGCATCGTCGAGATGTTCGAAGCCGAAATCGCCCGGCCGACCGACATGGGCCAAACCAAACCGCGGTCGCAACAAGGTCACTGA
- a CDS encoding pyruvate dehydrogenase complex dihydrolipoamide acetyltransferase: MPINILMPALSPTMEKGNLAKWLKKEGDKVKSGDVIAEIETDKATMEVEAVDEGTIARILVPEGTQDVPVNDVIAVMAGDGEDVKAAASAGAGAAPAAKPAEAPKPAAQAAAPAAAPAPVATPAPKPAAAPAAAPQAAAPAAQANGHARVFSSPLARRLAKEAGIDLARITGTGPHGRVIARDVDEAKSGKGLKAPAAAPAAGPSIAPSMSDKQILALFEPGSYEVVPHDGMRRTIAQRLTASVQNVPHFYLTIDCDIGKLLAAREEINAAAPKDKEKKPLYKISVNDFVIKAMAVALQKIPNCNVSWTEGGMLKHKHSDVGVAVAMPGGLITPIIRKAETKTLSTISTEMKDFAARARARKLKPEEYQGGTTAVSNLGMYGINHFTAVINPPHASILAVGTSEERPVVRGGKIEIAHMMSVTLSCDHRAIDGALGAELIGAFKQLIENPVMMMV, translated from the coding sequence ATGCCGATCAATATTCTCATGCCCGCGCTGTCGCCGACGATGGAAAAGGGCAACCTCGCCAAGTGGCTCAAGAAAGAGGGCGACAAGGTCAAGTCCGGCGACGTGATCGCGGAGATCGAGACCGACAAGGCGACGATGGAAGTCGAGGCAGTCGATGAAGGCACGATCGCCAGGATCCTGGTGCCCGAGGGCACGCAGGACGTGCCGGTCAACGACGTCATCGCGGTCATGGCCGGCGACGGCGAGGATGTGAAGGCGGCGGCCAGCGCCGGAGCAGGCGCAGCACCGGCGGCGAAACCCGCCGAGGCGCCGAAGCCGGCTGCCCAGGCCGCGGCGCCGGCGGCGGCTCCCGCACCGGTCGCGACGCCTGCACCAAAGCCGGCCGCAGCGCCCGCAGCGGCGCCTCAGGCCGCTGCACCCGCCGCGCAGGCCAACGGCCACGCCCGCGTCTTCTCATCGCCGCTGGCGCGCCGGCTGGCAAAAGAAGCCGGCATCGATCTCGCCCGCATCACCGGCACCGGCCCGCATGGCCGGGTCATCGCGCGCGACGTCGACGAGGCCAAGTCCGGCAAGGGCCTGAAGGCGCCGGCGGCCGCGCCCGCCGCGGGCCCGAGCATCGCGCCGTCGATGTCGGACAAGCAGATCCTCGCGCTGTTCGAGCCGGGCTCCTACGAGGTGGTGCCGCATGACGGCATGCGCCGCACCATCGCGCAGCGTCTCACTGCCTCGGTGCAGAACGTCCCGCACTTCTACCTCACCATCGACTGCGACATCGGCAAGCTGCTCGCCGCGCGCGAGGAGATCAACGCCGCAGCGCCGAAGGACAAGGAGAAGAAGCCGCTCTACAAGATCTCGGTCAACGACTTCGTCATCAAGGCGATGGCGGTCGCGTTGCAGAAGATTCCGAACTGCAACGTCAGCTGGACCGAAGGCGGCATGCTCAAGCACAAGCATTCCGACGTCGGCGTCGCGGTGGCGATGCCGGGCGGCCTGATCACGCCGATCATCCGCAAGGCCGAGACCAAGACGCTCTCGACCATCTCCACCGAGATGAAGGATTTCGCCGCGCGCGCCCGCGCCCGCAAGCTGAAGCCGGAGGAATATCAGGGCGGCACCACCGCGGTCTCCAACCTCGGCATGTACGGCATCAACCACTTCACTGCCGTGATCAATCCGCCGCATGCCTCGATCCTCGCGGTCGGCACCTCGGAGGAACGTCCGGTGGTGCGCGGCGGCAAGATCGAGATCGCGCACATGATGAGCGTGACCCTGTCGTGCGATCACCGCGCGATCGACGGCGCGCTCGGCGCCGAACTGATCGGCGCCTTCAAGCAGCTGATCGAAAACCCCGTGATGATGATGGTGTGA
- the lpdA gene encoding dihydrolipoyl dehydrogenase, translating to MADTSFDVIIIGSGPGGYVTAIRAAQLGFKTAIVEKSYLGGICLNWGCIPTKALLRSAEIYHYMQHAKDYGLSADNVSFDPKAVVQRSRGVSKRLNDGVGFLMKKNKVTVIWGEATIDAPGKITVKKSAVEAPKGASGEGTYQAKHIIVATGARPRVLPGLEPDKKLVWTYFEAMVPERMPKSLLVVGSGAIGIEFASFFHTMGADVTVVEVLPQILPVEDAEIAGLARKRFEKMGIKILTSTKVTKLEKKADSVVATIDDGKGQPQTKEFERVISAVGVVGNIENLGLEKLGVKTDRGCIVIDGLGKTNVPGIYAIGDVAGPPMLAHKAEHEGVICIEAIKGLHPHPMDKLMIPGCTYCNPQVASVGLTEAMAKEGGREIRVGRFPFVGNGKAIALGEDQGLVKVVFDKKTGQLLGAHMIGAEVTELIQGYVVAMNLETTEEELMHTVFPHPTLSEMMKEAVLDAYGRVLNI from the coding sequence ATGGCCGACACATCCTTTGACGTCATCATCATCGGCTCCGGCCCCGGCGGCTACGTGACCGCGATCCGCGCCGCGCAGCTCGGCTTCAAGACCGCGATCGTCGAGAAATCCTATCTCGGCGGCATCTGCCTGAACTGGGGCTGTATCCCGACCAAGGCGCTGCTGCGCTCAGCCGAGATCTATCACTACATGCAGCATGCCAAGGATTACGGCCTGTCGGCCGACAACGTCTCGTTCGATCCGAAGGCGGTGGTGCAGCGCTCGCGCGGCGTCTCGAAGCGCCTCAATGACGGCGTCGGCTTCCTGATGAAGAAGAACAAGGTCACGGTGATCTGGGGCGAGGCCACGATCGATGCGCCCGGCAAGATCACGGTGAAGAAGTCGGCGGTCGAGGCGCCGAAGGGCGCCAGCGGCGAGGGCACCTATCAGGCCAAGCACATCATCGTGGCGACCGGCGCGCGGCCGCGCGTGCTGCCCGGGCTCGAGCCCGACAAGAAGCTGGTCTGGACCTATTTCGAGGCGATGGTGCCGGAGCGGATGCCGAAATCGCTGCTGGTGGTCGGCTCCGGCGCGATCGGCATCGAGTTCGCCTCGTTCTTCCACACCATGGGCGCCGATGTCACCGTGGTCGAGGTGCTGCCGCAGATCCTCCCGGTCGAGGATGCGGAAATCGCAGGGCTCGCCCGCAAGCGGTTTGAGAAGATGGGGATCAAGATCCTCACCTCGACCAAGGTGACAAAGCTCGAGAAGAAGGCCGACAGCGTGGTTGCGACCATCGACGACGGCAAGGGCCAGCCGCAGACCAAGGAGTTCGAGCGCGTGATCTCGGCGGTCGGCGTGGTCGGCAATATCGAGAATCTCGGGCTGGAGAAGCTCGGCGTCAAAACCGACCGCGGCTGCATCGTGATCGACGGCCTCGGCAAGACCAACGTTCCCGGCATCTATGCGATCGGCGACGTCGCGGGACCGCCGATGCTCGCGCACAAGGCCGAGCATGAGGGCGTGATCTGCATCGAGGCGATCAAGGGCCTGCATCCGCATCCGATGGACAAGCTGATGATCCCGGGCTGCACCTACTGCAACCCGCAGGTCGCCTCCGTCGGCCTCACCGAGGCCATGGCCAAGGAAGGCGGCCGCGAGATCCGCGTCGGCCGCTTCCCGTTCGTCGGCAACGGCAAGGCGATTGCGCTCGGCGAGGACCAGGGCCTCGTCAAGGTGGTGTTCGACAAGAAGACCGGGCAGCTGCTCGGCGCCCACATGATCGGCGCCGAAGTCACCGAGCTGATCCAGGGCTATGTGGTGGCGATGAATCTGGAGACCACGGAAGAGGAACTGATGCACACCGTATTCCCGCATCCGACCTTGTCGGAAATGATGAAGGAAGCAGTGCTCGATGCCTACGGGCGCGTGCTGAATATCTGA
- a CDS encoding threonine synthase, producing MKDNDNLTIERPTFVTHLECAMEGDHYPADQVHNLSKAGKPLLVRYDLAGVKKALTKDALAQRPADLWRYRELLPVRKCQDIVSLGEVTTPLIRLPRLGARLGGGEIIVKDEGRLPTGSFKARGLVMAVSMGKALGIKHMAMPTNGNAGAALAAYATSCGIKTTIFCPADTPEVNVSEIELQGATVYRVNGYIDDCGKIVGEGKAKVGWFDTSTLKEPYRIEGKKTMGLELAEQLGWDVPDVIFYPTGGGTGLIGMWKAFDELEKIGFIGSKRPRMVAVQASGCAPMVRAYEAGTEHAARWEDAHTIASGIRVPQAIGDFLILRAVRESKGFAIAVDDDKISAALNEVAREEGLLLCPEGAATYAAYKESLADGRVSKTDRVMLFNCASGLKYPLPPITRTLDRHKPIDFSQF from the coding sequence GTGAAAGACAACGACAACCTCACCATCGAACGCCCGACTTTCGTCACCCATCTCGAATGCGCGATGGAGGGCGATCACTATCCGGCCGACCAGGTGCACAACCTCTCCAAGGCCGGCAAGCCGCTGCTGGTGCGCTACGACCTTGCCGGGGTGAAGAAGGCGCTGACGAAGGATGCGCTGGCCCAGCGTCCCGCCGATCTGTGGCGCTACCGCGAGCTGCTGCCGGTGCGCAAATGCCAGGACATCGTCAGCCTCGGCGAAGTCACGACGCCGCTGATCCGGCTGCCGCGGCTCGGCGCCAGACTTGGCGGCGGCGAGATCATTGTGAAAGATGAAGGGCGGCTGCCGACCGGCTCGTTCAAGGCGCGCGGCCTCGTGATGGCGGTGTCGATGGGCAAGGCGCTCGGCATCAAGCACATGGCGATGCCGACCAACGGCAATGCCGGCGCGGCGCTGGCGGCCTATGCTACCTCCTGCGGCATCAAGACCACGATCTTCTGCCCGGCGGACACGCCGGAGGTGAATGTCAGCGAGATCGAGCTGCAGGGCGCCACGGTGTATCGCGTCAACGGCTATATCGACGACTGCGGCAAGATCGTCGGCGAGGGAAAAGCGAAAGTCGGCTGGTTCGACACCTCGACCCTGAAGGAGCCGTACCGGATCGAGGGCAAGAAGACGATGGGGCTCGAGCTCGCCGAGCAGCTCGGCTGGGACGTGCCCGACGTGATCTTCTATCCGACCGGCGGCGGCACCGGCCTGATCGGGATGTGGAAGGCGTTCGACGAGCTCGAGAAGATCGGCTTCATCGGTTCGAAGCGGCCGCGCATGGTCGCGGTGCAGGCCTCGGGCTGCGCGCCGATGGTGCGGGCCTATGAGGCCGGCACCGAGCACGCCGCGCGCTGGGAGGACGCCCACACCATCGCCTCCGGCATCCGCGTGCCGCAGGCGATCGGCGACTTCCTCATTTTGCGCGCGGTGCGCGAGAGCAAGGGCTTTGCGATCGCCGTCGACGACGACAAGATCAGCGCCGCCCTCAACGAGGTCGCGCGCGAGGAGGGGCTGTTGCTGTGCCCCGAGGGCGCCGCGACCTATGCCGCCTACAAGGAGAGCCTCGCCGACGGCCGTGTCAGCAAGACCGACCGTGTGATGCTGTTCAACTGCGCCAGCGGCCTGAAATACCCGCTGCCGCCGATCACCCGTACGCTCGACCGGCACAAGCCGATCGACTTCTCGCAGTTCTGA
- a CDS encoding tripartite tricarboxylate transporter substrate binding protein BugD, whose product MRRLVLAVLAMLALTGTVSAETYPAHPITIVVPFAAGGPSDAMARILGERMKQSLGEVLLIENVTGAGGSIGVGRAVRSAPDGYTISFGHLGTHVANGAIYKLGYDLVTDLEPVVLLPSNPMIIVSKNAVPAKSLKELLEWLKSRPAPPTAGTAGAGSGSHIAGLYFENVSGIKLQYVPYRGTGPALNDLVAGQIDIIVDQTSNSINQVRAGNIRAYAVTDSKRVANAPDVPTVDEAGLPGFHMTLWSGLWVPKGTPKQIVAKLNAAAVEAMADPAVQKQLENLGLQMPPKDQLTPEALGAWQKAEIAKWWPMIKAANVKVD is encoded by the coding sequence ATGCGGAGGCTGGTTCTGGCCGTGTTGGCCATGTTGGCGTTGACGGGGACCGTTTCCGCGGAAACCTATCCCGCGCACCCGATCACCATCGTGGTGCCGTTTGCCGCCGGCGGCCCCTCGGATGCGATGGCGCGCATCCTCGGCGAGCGCATGAAGCAGTCGCTGGGCGAAGTGTTGCTGATCGAGAACGTGACCGGTGCGGGTGGCTCGATCGGCGTCGGCCGCGCGGTGCGCTCGGCGCCCGACGGCTACACCATCTCATTCGGCCATCTCGGCACCCATGTCGCCAACGGCGCGATCTACAAGCTTGGCTACGACCTCGTCACCGATCTCGAGCCGGTGGTGCTGCTGCCGAGCAACCCGATGATCATCGTCAGCAAGAACGCCGTGCCGGCGAAATCGCTGAAGGAATTGCTGGAGTGGCTGAAGTCGCGGCCGGCGCCGCCGACCGCGGGCACCGCCGGCGCCGGCAGCGGCAGCCATATCGCCGGGCTCTATTTCGAGAACGTCTCCGGCATCAAGCTGCAATATGTGCCGTATCGCGGCACCGGGCCGGCGCTGAACGACCTCGTCGCCGGCCAGATCGACATCATCGTCGATCAGACCTCGAACTCGATCAACCAGGTCCGCGCCGGCAATATCCGCGCCTATGCGGTCACCGATTCCAAGCGGGTGGCGAACGCGCCCGACGTCCCGACGGTGGACGAGGCCGGCCTGCCCGGCTTCCACATGACGCTGTGGTCCGGCCTCTGGGTGCCGAAGGGTACCCCGAAGCAGATCGTGGCCAAGCTCAACGCCGCTGCAGTCGAGGCGATGGCCGATCCGGCCGTTCAGAAGCAGCTCGAGAATTTGGGCTTGCAGATGCCGCCGAAGGACCAGCTCACGCCGGAAGCGCTCGGCGCCTGGCAGAAGGCGGAAATCGCCAAATGGTGGCCGATGATCAAGGCCGCCAATGTGAAGGTGGATTGA